From Streptomyces sp. NBC_01551:
GGCGCTCTCGGGGGTGTCCGGCATGCGCGTGAGCTCCTCGGGCCGGTTCAACCGCCGCGGTGGAACAGGACTTCCGGGTCGGACGCCGCCGGACCGTCCAGGCGCGGGGCCGCGGTCCCGCGCAGGTGCAGGCCGAAGAAGTCGCCGACGTACGCCCGCGTGATCTGCTGGGAGCGGGTGCCCGACAGCGGGGTCTCGGGATGCGAGTAGCCCACCTGGTCGCCGAGTACGGGCCAGTCGGTGAACGCGGGGTGGCCCGCTCCCGTCACGGTCAGCCAGCGCTTCCAGCCGTCGAGGCGGGGCCAGCTGTCCTCCCAGGAGGTGTCGGGGAAGTCCGGCGGCAGCAGGGCCGGGTCCCCGGCGAGCATCAGGAAGGGGCGGCCGCCGAGGCCGGCCTCGGGTATCGGGGTGAAGAAGGTGCCGTCCATGTTGACCCCGGCGTCCACGCGCGGGTCCGCGGCCATGGTGGCGGAGGCCGCGGCGCCGCCGATGGAGTGGCCGGCCATGCCGATGTACCGGGCGTCGATCAGCCGGGAGTACCGCCACGCGGAGCGCGGGCCGGTGAGCCGGTCCAGGAGGAAGGTGACGTCGCGGGCCCGGCCGTCGGAGACCCGGTGCAGCGACCCGTCGGGGAACACCTGCTCGCACGCCTTGCAGCTGAGCAGCCGGCCGCCGGGGAAGACGCTGCCGTCCGACTCGTACGCGTGGTCCACCGCGGCCACGACGTAGCCGCGGCTGGCGAGGTCCTCCGCCAGGGTGGTCAGCGAGGAACGCGGCATCGTGAAGCCGGGCGAGAGCACGATCAGCGGGTAGCCGCGCGGGGCGGGCCGGGGCAGTGCGCCGGCCCGGGAGTGCGTGCGGGTGGCCGCGACGCGCTCGGGCGTGACGTGGTCGCCGAGCTGTCCCCGGTCGGTCAGCAGCGCCTTGGCCTCGGCGGCGGCCATGTAGGGGGCGGGAGTTCCGGTGTGCGCGAGGGCCGGGTAGTACAGCGAGAGCAGCAGCTCCCGGTCGGCGGTCGGCACCCAGGGGTCCTTGCGGTCCCGGTCCACCAGGTGGAGGGTGTCGCGGCCGACCGCCAAGGCGCCGGTGGGGCGCGGGAGTTCGAGTCTGGTGGCCTCGCCGGCCGGGGCGCCCGCCGCCGAGGCGGGGGTCGCGAGGGTGCCGGGCGCGGCGAGGGCCAGGCCGGCCGCCACGGCCGTGAGCACGCGGATGATCTTCTTCATGACCGCATCCTAGCCTCAACTTAGGCAAGGCTTACCTAAATTGGCCACATGTGGCGGAACCCGGCCGCGCGAGGCCCCGGACCGACCGTCCGCCGTGCGGAGGATGCCGTTCGTCGCGCCGGGAGGGGCGTACGGCGATCCGGCGCCGCCGTCGGCCGCAGCGGTCGGAGGAACGATCCGCCACCGCCCCGCCCCACGCGTATCGTGGATCTTCCGGCCCGGACGGAGCAGGGGGTGCCATGTCCGAGATCCAGGCGCTGCTCGACGCCCTGAACGGACTCGCCCGCACCCGCGCCGCCGGACCCGCGGAGGCCGAGGAACTGCTGGCCCGGCTGCGCAGCGCGGCCGCGCGCTGGGCCGACGTGCTGTACGAGGCGCACGAGGGCGTCCGGGCGGAACTGCCGCCCCGCGCCGAGGCGGCCCTGACCCTGGCCTTCCGGCGCGCGGAGGAGTCGTACGTGGAGCTGGAGATCGCGCTGCGCGACTGCGCCGAGCACCGGGACCCCGCGATCTGAGGCCCCGCGCGGCCCGGACAGACGTGCCGGATCACGCCTGTTGCCCGGTCCGGAGCCGTGCGTAGACTCCGGTCACCCCGCTCCCCCGCCGAAGGACCGACGCCCGTGAACCAGACGTACGCGCTGACCGCGGTCACCGTCGTCGTCCTGGTCACGGTGCTGGTCGGGGCGCTCGGCCTGCGGATATCCCGCACCACCTCCGACTTCTACGTCGCCTCGCGCACCGTCGGCCCGCGCCTCAACGCGGCGGCCATCAGCGGGGAGTACCTGTCGGCGGCCTCCTTCCTCGGCATCGCGGGGCTGGTGCTGCTCCAAGGGCCGCAGATGCTCTGGTATCCGGTCGGCTACACCGCCGGATACCTGGTGCTGCTGGTGCTCGTGGCGGCCCCGCTGCGGCGCTCGGGCGCGTACACGCTGCCCGATTTCGCCGAGGCGCGGCTGGAATCGCAGGCGGTGCGGCGGATCGCGGTGCTCTTCGTGATCGGCGTCGGCTGGCTCTACCTGCTGCCGCAACTGCAAGGAGCCGGGTTGACGCTGGCGATCTTGACCGGGGCCCCGCACTGGGTCGGCGGGGTGGTCGTCGCCGCGGTGGTGACGGTGGCGGTGGCCGCCGGCGGGATGCGCTCGATCACCTTCGTCCAGGCCTTCCAGTACTGGCTGAAACTCACCGCCCTGCTGGTGCCGGCGTTCTTCCTGATCGGGGCCTGGGCCGGGGACGGCGCGCCGCGCGCCCGGTTCGACGCCCCGGCGGTCTTCCGCGAGCACACCGCCGTCACCCTCGCCGACGACGTCCGCCTCACCTTCGACGAGCCGCTCACCCTGACGGTGACGGGGCAGGTGGACGGCCGGTCGTACGACGGCAGCGAGCCGCTGGCCCTGTCCGCCGGGCAGCACGCGGTACGGGCGCCCGCGCGGCTGGAGTTCACCCCGGGCAGCCCCGTCCCGGAGTCCCGGGCGGAGGCGGGGATGGGGGTGTCCAGCTGGTCCGAGCCGCTGTCCGGGGACCGGCCGGAGTTCCGGCTGTACGCGACGTACGGGCTGATCCTGGCCACCTTCCTCGGCACCATGGGGCTCCCGCACGTGGCGGTGCGGTTCTACACGAGCCCGAACGGCAGGGCCGCCCGGCGGACGACGCTGGTGGTGCTGGGGCTGGTCGGCGTCTTCTACCTGCTGCCGCCGGTCTACGGGGCCCTCGGCCGGATCTACGCCCCCGAGCTGGCGCTGACCGGCACGGCGGACGCGGCGGTGCTGGTGCTGCCGGAGCGGATGGTGGGCGGGTTGCCCGGCGACCTGTTGGGCGCGCTGCTGGCAGGGGGCGCCTTCGCGGCGTTCCTGTCGACGGCCTCGGGGCTGACGATGGCGGTCGCCGGGGTGCTGCACCAGGACGTCCTGCCGACGCGGGGGGTGCGCAGCTTCCGGGTCGCGGCGCTGGTGGCGATGCTCGTACCGCTGGGCGGCAGTGTGGCGGCCACCGACGTGCCGGTGGCGGACGCGGTGGGGCTGGCGTTCGCGGTGTCGGCCTCCTCGTTCTGCCCGCTGCTGGTGCTGGGGATCTGGTGGCGCGGGCTGACGCCGCCGGGGGCGGTGGCCGGGCTGGTCACGGGCGGCGGGGCGGCGCTGAGCGCGGTGCTGGCGACGCGGGCGGGGCTGCCGCCGGCGGGCTGGCCGCACACGCTGCTGGCGTGGCCGGCGGTGTGGTCGGTGCCGCTGGGGTTCCTCACGATGGTGCTGGTGTCGCTGGCCACGCGGTCGCGGATCCCGGCCGGGACGGCGGTGACGCTGGCCCGGCTGCACCTGCCGGAGGCGCTGTACCCGCCGGAGGCGGGGGCGGGGGCGGGGACGGGGACGGGCGCCGGGGCGGGGTCGGGCGCCCGGGCCGGCACGGGCTCGGGCGCCGCCGCGCGCGCGGGCGGTGCTCCATGACCGGAGCGGTGCTCTCGGTACTGGCAGTGGCCGGCGCCGCCCTGCTGTTGGGGCTGGGCTGGGCGGCCGGTCGCCGGCAGGCCCGGCGCGGCGAACGGACCGCCGCGCCGGACCTCGGGACGCCCGTGGAGCTGGCCACCTTCCACACCCTGCACACCGCCTCACTGGCCGCGCCCCCGCTGCGCGCCGGGCTGACCGAGGACACCGCTCGCAAGGCCGCCCGGCGGCTGCGCTCGCTGCTCGGCACCGAGGCCCTGTGCCTCACGGACCGGGAGGCGGTGCTGGCCTGGGACGGCCCGGGCGCCGACCACCACCAGCGGCGGGTGATGGCCCGGGTGGCGGTGATGCTGGAGTCCGGGCGGAGCCAGAGCGTGCGCACCGAGTGCCAGCGCCCCGACTGCCCGCTGAAATGGGCCGTGTTCGCCCCGCTCACCGGCGAGGACGGGGTGCTGGGCGCCCTGGTGGCGTACGGGTCGCGCGAGTCGGCGGTGCTCGTGCGGGCCGCGACCGAGGTGGCGCGCTGGGTCTCCGTACAGCTGGAGCTCTCGGAGCTGGACCGGTCGCGGACCCGGCTGATGGAGGCGGAGATCAAGGCGCTGCGGGCGCAGATCTCCCCACACTTCATCTTCAACTCCCTCGCCGCGATCGCCTCGTTCGTGCGGACCGACCCGGAGCGGGCCCGGGAGCTGCTGCTGGAGTTCGCGGACTTCACCCGCTACTCCTTCCGGCGGCACGGCGAATTCACCACGCTCGCCGAGGAGTTGCGCTCCATCGAGCAGTACCTGGCGCTGGCCGGGGCCCGGTTCGGGGACCGGCTGAAGGTGACCTTGCAGGTGGCGCCGGAGGTGCTCCCGGTGGCTCTGCCCTTCCTGTGCCTGCAGCCGCTGGTGGAGAACGCGGTCAAGCACGGGCTGGAGGACTCCACCCAGGAGTGCCGCATCGCGATCAGCGCCCGGGACGCGGGCTCCGAGGCGGTGATCGCCATCGAGGACAACGGGGTCGGGATGGACCCGGCCCTGCTGCGCCGGATCCTGGCCGGGGAGCGGGCGGGCTCCTCGTCCGGCATCGGACTGCCGAACGTGGACGAGCGGATCCGCCAGGTGTACGGCGACGCGTACGGGATGGTCATCGAGACGGCCCTCGGCGCCGGCATGAAGATCACCGTACGCATCCCCAAATACCGCGCGGGCGTACACAGCTCACCCCCGGGCCAGCGCCTCCCTCCGCCCTGAACCTCCGGCCCCGCCCCGCTCCATCTGCCCCCGCCCGGGACGCGCCAGGCCCGGGACGCGCCTGGGCCCCGGCACCGTCCGGGGATGGACGGGGCCGGGGCCCAGGGGAAGTGGACTAGCTCCAGCTGGCGTGCAGCGGCTTGCCCTCCGCGTAGCCGGCGGCGGACTGGACACCCACGACCGCCTTCTCCTCGAACTCCGCGAGGGAACCCGCACCCGCGTAGGTGCAGGACGAGCGGACGCCCGCGATGATCGAGTCGATCAGGTCCTCGACGCCCGGACGCGTCGGGTCCAGGAACATCCGCGAGGTGGAGATGCCCTCCTCGAACAGCCCCTTGCGGGCCCGGTCGTACGCCGACTCCTCCGACGTCCGGTTCTGCACCGCGCGCGCGGACGCCATGCCGAAGGACTCCTTGTACAGGCGGCCGTCGGCGGTCTGCTGGAGGTCGCCCGGGGACTCGTACGTACCCGCGAACCAGGAGCCGATCATGACGTTGGACGCGCCGGCCGCGAGGGCCATCGCCACGTCGCGCGGGTGGCGCACGCCACCGTCGGCCCACACGTGCTTGCCGTACTTCTTCGCCTCCGCCGCGCACTCCAGCACCGCGGAGAACTGCGGGCGGCCCACGCCGGTCATCATGCGGGTCGTGCACATCGCGCCGGGGCCGACACCGACCTTGATGATGTCCGCGCCGGCGTCGATCAGGTCCTTGACGCCCTCCGCCGCGACGATGTTGCCCGCCACGATCGGAACCTGCGGGTCCAGCGCCCGGACGGCCTTGATCGCGTTGATCATCGACTCCTGGTGGCCGTGCGCGGTGTCGATGACGAGCGTGTCCACGCCCGCGTCGAGCAGCTGCTTGGCCTTCTGCACGAAGTCACCGTTGATGCCGACGGCGGCGGCGATGCGCAGCCCGCCCTTGGCGTCCACGGCCGGCGCGTACAGCGTCGCGCGCAGCGCGCCCTTGCGGGTCAGGATGCCGACGAGCCGGCCGTCCTTGTCCACGGCCGGGGCCAGCTTGCGGTGGCCGGCGTCGAGCCGGTTGAACGCCTCGCGCGGGTCGATGTCGGCGTCGATGAGCAGCAGCTCCTTCGACATGACCTCGGAGAGCTGGGTGAAGCGGTCCACGCCGGTCAGGTCGTGGTCGGTGACGACACCGACCGGTCGGTTGTCGGCGTCGACGACGACACCGGCGCCGTGCGCGCGCTTGGGCAGCAGCGACAGGGCGTCGGCGACGGTCTGGGTGGGCGCCAGCGTGATCGGGGTGTCGAGCACGTGGTGGCGGGTCTTCACCCAGGAGATGACGTCGGTGACGATCTCGATCGGGATGTCCTGAGGGATGACGACGATGCCACCGCGGCGGGCGACGGTCTCGGCCATCCGGCGGCCCGCGATGGCGGTCATGTTCGCCACGACGAGCGGAATGGTGGTGCCGGTGCCGTCGGGCGAGGAGAGGTCGACGCCCTGGCGGGAACCCACCGCGGAGCGGCTCGGCACCATGAACACATCGTCGTACGTCAGGTCGTACGGCGGCTTCTGGTCATTGAGGAAACGCACGTGCAGAACATCCCAGTCGAGTCGGAGGATCCCGTCATACCCAGCAGGGCAGCCGAGGAAAACGCACGTACTTCATTCTCCCACGTCCGGGCGTTTACCACGCCCGGGTAGATCGTCCAGGACATAACGGGCCGTGTGGTTCTTTCCTACGGGACTTTGGTCCCGAAAGGGGCGCCGGTCGCGCCGACCCGCCGGTGCACGGGTCCCGAGAGCGCCGCCAGAGGGAGCACCGAGCCGCCGTGCCGGGCGGCGGTGAACTCCGCGGCGATGGACAGGGCCGTCTCCTCGGGGGTGCCGCCGCCCAGGTCCAGGCCGATGGGCGAGCGCAGCCGGGCCAGCTCGTCGGCCGTGACGCCCTCGTCCCGCAGCCGCGCGGCCCGCTCCTCGTGGGTGCGCCGCGATCCCATGGCCCCGATGTACCCGAGGGGCAGCCGCAGCGCCAGGGCCAGCAGCGGTACGTCGAACTTCGCGTCGTGGGTCAGGACGCAGACGGCGGTACGGGCGTCCAGCCGGCCCGCCTCCCACTCGGCGGCCAGGTGCCGGTGCGGCCAGTCGACGATCACCTCGTCGGCGTCGGGGAAGCGGGCCGGGGTGGTGAACACGGGCCGGGCGTCGCAGACGGTGACCCGGTGTCCGAGGAAGGCCCCGATGCGGGCCAGGGCGGAGGCGAAGTCGATGGCGCCGTAGACGATCAGCCGGGGCGGCTCGGCGGCGGATTCGACGAGCAGGGTGAGCGGCTGCCCGCAGAGCCCGCCGGCCGTGCCGAGCTCGGCGGTCCCGGTCCGGCCGGCCAGCAGCAGCGCGCGGGCCTGCCGGGCGGCTGCCCGGTCGAGCTCCGCGCTCCCGCCCAGGCAGCCCTCGTAGGAGCCGTCGGGGTGGACGGCGAGGGCGCGGCCGAGCTGCTGGGGCGGCCCGGTGACGACGCGGGCGAACGCGGCCTTGGCCCCGCCGAGCGCGGCGTCGAGCACCGCGCCCAGCACGGGCCGCACCTGGTCTTGCCCGCGGACCGGGGTGACGAGGACGTCGAGGACTCCCCCGCAGGTCAGCCCGACGGCGAAGGCGTCGTCGTCGCTGTATCCGAAGCGGTGCACGCCGCTCTCCCCGGACGCGATCGCGTCGAGGCAGATCTCGTGCACGGCGGACTCCACGCAGCCCCCGGAGAGGGAGCCGAGCGCGGTGCCGCCGGCGTCGACGGCCAGCGAGGCGCCGGGGCCGCGTGGTGCGCTGCCGCTGACGGCCACCACGGTGGCCAGCGCGAATTCCCGCTGGGCGGCGCACCACGCGCGTAGCTCCCCGGCGATGTCGAGCATCAGCGGATGTACTCGCGGCGCGGGCTCTGTCCGGGCAGGCGGGGTGCCTGCCCGGGTATGAGCGGTCTCGGCGGTCTCGGCGGCAGCACGGACGGCCCCGCGGTCCGGGCGGGTGCGCCCGGGTAGGCGAGCGGGCCCGGGTCGGGGCTGTGGCCCCGGGTGCCGAGCAGCATGGCGGCGTGGGCCACGCTGGCGAGGGTGGCGTGGTGGTGCCAGCCGCGGAACGAGCGGCCCTCGAAGTCGCGGATCCCCACGGGTTCGCAGGTCTCGGAGAAGTCGAGGGAGACGCGGTCGGTGAGCTTGGCGAGCAGGAAGAGCTGGGCCAGCGGGCGGTCACCGATGTTGGTGATCCAGAACTCGGACGGCAGCATCGCGGCCTCGGTCCAGGCGCCCACCAGGAGCAGCGGGGTCGGCGGCGCGGGGACCGGCCGGTCCTCGCAGGGGGTGGCGAGGATGGCGGCCGAGGTCAGCAGGGTCACCGCTCCCTCGGTGCGGCCGTGGCGGGTCCATTCGACGACGCGGCGCTGGGAGCGCAGGGAGTCGATGAGTTCCCGGGCGGGCGCGGTGTGCGGGCCGGGTTTGTGGCGGCCGGCGCCGCCGAAGGAGACGGGCAGGGTGCCGTCGACCTTGAAGACGAAGGGGATGTCCTGGAGCGCGAACGACTCGATGCAGTGCGGGAGATCGCTGTTGGCCACCTCCATCACGACGGGCCGGCGCTGGAGTTGCCAGCTGGCGGCCATGCGCTGGACGGCGTGCACCGCGTCCTGGGCGGGGGTCAGGGAGCGGGCGGTGTCGGGGATGCCGGCCCGCCGCCTGCGCAGCAGTTCACTGGTCCAGGGCCCGGGGAGGGTGAGGGTCCATTCGACCGGGAAGCTGGCCTCGCTGGAGGCGAGCCAGATCCCGCTGGCCTGCTGGCAGTTGGCGGTGCGGCCGAGCTGGGGGACGAACTGCCGGCCGACGCCCACCGACCGGTCGCCGGCCTTCTCGATGACCATGGGCTGGATGACCCAGGCCAGCGGGCGCTGCGCGGTGCGTTCGAGGTGCTGAGCGAGGGACCGGCGTACGGGGGTCCAGTCCCACGGGGATTTGCTGATGAACTGCTGGAGGCTCTGCTCTACGGAACTGGCCCCTGTTCCGGCGATGTTTCGGATTGTTTTCTTCCCGGTCGTCTTCACGAGACCGTTCAGATATACGCGGGCCCAGTTTCGCTGGTCCCGCCGGGGTAAGGATTCGAAGAAGAGCGAGATCAGTACGTCGATCAAATCGGAGATTTCCTTCGTGGAATCCTCCGGCAGAACTACGCGAGCCATCTGGGCCTCCCCCGCGACCAGCTAGATCCAATACCCTACTTGACCGCGGAGAACGGCCGTAGGCCACGGCGGCTACTTCCTGAGGTCGCTGGCAGTTTCGAGCCGCTCTTCCTCTACCACGAGGGGGATGGGGATCTGGTTCGCCGCATAGTAGAGCGCGATCAGGAAGTGCGCGACAAGTGTGAGCGGTGCGGAGACGAAGGCCAGGAGCACGGTCAAGGGGTAGGCGATGGCCCCGAGACCGAAGCGCACCCTGGTGGCGCGGGCGCCGACCTTGTCCACCTTTTCGTGGAAGAGGTGGCCGACCCGGGTCACGTACCACCAGAAGGCCAGGAATGCCAGGGCGTAGGCCACGGTGACGGCGCTGTAGAGGACCGCGGCCGCGTTGGCGGAGCCGCCTTCCTCCATGAGGTGTTCGGCGAGCACATTGGTGGTGTACGGAATCACCGATACCACCATCAGCACCATGAGATTCAGGAACAACAGCGGCCTGTCCACCCGCTTGAGGTGACTGAAGATGGTGTGGTGGTTCACCCACATGACGCCGATGATGAGGAAACTCACCACGTAGGCGGCGTAATGCGGCCACTGTTCCCGGACGCCGTGCCAGAAGGCGGATCCGGTTTCTTCCGGAACCTTTAGCTCCAGGACGAGAATCGTGATGATGATGGCGAATACGCCGTCACTGAATGCCTCGACCCGCCCGGTTTCGCGTTCCATGACCTCCCCTTTGCCATTCATGTGCACATACGGGGAGGGCGTTCCCCGCCCTCCCCGCACACGCTACCCAGGTTTCGGCCGTCAGCCGCCAAAGCCCGCCGTCTGGCGCCAGATTCGGCCATCGCGGACGACGAGTGTCCCGAACGCGTGCTCCGGTTCACCGTTGAGGTTCATGATCGCCCGATAGAAGATCGTGTCGTCGGTCTCGATGTACTCCTGGAGTTCGACCAGGGTCGGCTTCACCGTGAGGTAGCCGGTGAACGTCTCACGGACGGCCTCGATGCCGACGGACGCCCCCTCGAAGCGGAGCAGCACGGCGTCGTCGGTGTAGTTCTTCATCACCGCCTCGATGTCCAGGGCGGCCAGGGCGTCCATCTGGCGGACGAACACCGGGTGCAGTTTCGAGATGTCGTACTTGGCCATGTCGACTCCATTCCTTCACGTGGTGGCGGAGCTGCGGGTGGAGCTGGTGGTGGCGTTGGTGGAGCTGGTCGCGGTCGCCGCGTCACCCTCCTGACCAGGGAGGTCGTCCTCGATGGCACAGGCCGGCGCGTTCCCGGCGAAGGGCAGCCGGACGACCATCCGGGTCTCGCCCGGCCGGGAGCGGGCCGCGATCGACCCGTGGTGGCGCTGGGTCACGATCCGGTAGCTGAGGTGCAGCCCCAGACCCGTGCCCTTCCCGACGTCCTTGGTCGTGTAGAAGGGCTCGAAGATCCGCGGCAGGGAGTCCTCGGGGATGCCCCGGCCGGTGTCGGTGATCTCGACGACCATGCAGACGCCCTCGGCCCGGACGCGTAGCGTGAGTACGCCGGATCCCTCCATGGCCTCGGCGGCGTTGTCGACCAGGTTGGTCCACACCTGGTTCAACTCGCTTGGATAGCCCGTCAGTTCGGGCAGGTCGGGCTCGTACATCCGTACGATGCTGATGCCCGCGAGCTTCGCACGCAGCACGACCAGCGTGTTCTCCAGCCCGTCGGTCACCGAGAAGGTCTGCTCGGGGGCGCGGTCGAGATTGGCGTAATCCCGGGTGGCCGCCACCAGTTGGGAGATGCGCGGGCCGGCCGCGCGGAGCTCGGCCGCCAGCGACCTGGTCTCCAGCAGCGCCGCCAGATGGTCCAGGGCGGCGGGCAGGGCCGCCTCGCCGACGCCCTCCAGCCGCTCCAGCAGCCAGCCCAGCTCCAGCCCGAGGTCCGAGATCCCCGAGCCGAGCAGCCCGGCGCGCTCGGCGCCCGCCTCCTGCGCCCAGTCGGCGATCTCCTCCTCCGCGTCGGCCTGGGCGAGCGGATCGGTGATCTCCGGCGGCGGCAGCTTGTCCAGCTCCTCGGCCAGCCGGTCCAGGACGGAGCGCTCCGCGCCCGAGGCCGCCGCGCCCCAGGCGTACCCGGTCCGGGTCAGCCGCTCCAGGGCGGGCGCCAGCTCCTGCGCGGCCCGGGCCACGGCGGCGGCCGGGTTGTTCAGCTCGTGGGCCAGCCCGGCGGCGAGCGTGCCGAGCGCCTCCACGGTGGCCCGTTTGCGGGCCTGCACCTCGGAGGACTTGATCCGCCAGGCCAGGACCGGGATCAGCACCGCGGCCACCCCGTGGCAGCGGGTCAGCATCTCGAAGAACACCGGCCTCGGGTACGCGACCACGGTCGTCGCCGGCCCGCTGGCGGCGGCGGTCGCCACGTAGGCGCCGTCCGTCAGCAGCGGCAACTCCCCGGTGAAGCGGTGCGCGGCGGAGGGTTTCCCGTCGTGCTCCTCGGCGGCCGCGCTCTCCTCCTCGGTGGAGTGCCGGGTGAGCACCTCCTCGCGGCCGTCGACGACCTTGGTGACGACGAGGCCCCCGGAGAGCAGGACGTGGAAGCCGCTCGCCTCCTCGCCGTCGCGGAAGAGGACCTCCCCGTCACCGAGGACCCGGGGCTCGGAGACGGAGACCAGCCAGTCCAGCTGGTCCTCGGAGAGCCCCTCGAAGATCTCCAGCCCGCGCAGGGCCGCGCGCAGCTCCGGCTCGCTCATGCCGTCCTCCCCTCGGCCCGGGTCCGGGCGGCCAGTCGCAGGGTCACCAGCAGGGCCAGCGCGCACACCGCGGCGACGGCGGCCATGAAGCCGACCGAGGTGCGGTGCAGCCCGTGGATGTTGGTCAGCATTCCGGCGAGCACCGCCGGCACGCTCATCGCCAGGTACGCGAACACGTAGACGGCCGCGGTCAGTTCGCCCCGGTGCGCCGGGTCGGCGAGGGCGCTCAGCGCCCGGAAGGAGCCGAGGAAGGCCGCGCCCCAGCCGCTGCCGAGGACGGCGGTGGCCACCAGGAACAGGGCGGCGGAACCGGTGCCGAGCGCGAGCAGCACCAGCCCCAGCCCGGCGAGCAGCCCGAGCAGGCCGATGACGGCGGTGCGCAGCGCCTCCGTACCGCCCAGCAGCAGCTGGGCGACGGTGGCGGCGCCGGCGAGCAGGGCCACGGTGGCCCCGCCGACGAGGTAGTTGGTGCTCTGGAGCAGGGAGAGCACCAGGTGCGGGCCGAGCGAGAGGTAGAAGCCGCCCACGGACCAGACGGCGACGATGGTCAGCACGAGGACGGCGAACCGGCCGCGCGAGGCCGCCGGGATCCGGATCCGGTGCGGTACGACGCGGAAGCCGCCGCCCGCGCCGGGAGCGCTCTCACCCATCCGCGCGACGCCGACCAGGGTGACCGCGAAGGCCCCGATCAGCAGCAGGTAGCTCAGCACGGTCGGCGCGGGCGCGTACTGGACGAGCAGCCCGGCCCCGATGCCGCCGAGCCCGATGCCGATGGTCGGCCCGGCGCTGTTGACCTGGGCACCGAGCGCGGGCCGCGAGCGCGGGGTGAGTTCCAGCAGGGCCGCGCCCATGGCCCCGGTGGCGAGGCCCACCGCCAGGCCCTGGACGGCGCGGGCGGCGAGCAGCAGCCCGAGCCCCTGGGCGCCGGCGAACAGCCCCATGGAGACGATGGCCAGGACCAGGCCGGCGCCGAGTACGGGGCGCCGGCCCAGGGTGTCCGACAGGGAGCCGAAGAGCAGGAGTCCGGCCAGCACGGTGACGGCGTAGAGGGCGAAGACCACCGTGATGGTGC
This genomic window contains:
- a CDS encoding TMEM175 family protein, with protein sequence MERETGRVEAFSDGVFAIIITILVLELKVPEETGSAFWHGVREQWPHYAAYVVSFLIIGVMWVNHHTIFSHLKRVDRPLLFLNLMVLMVVSVIPYTTNVLAEHLMEEGGSANAAAVLYSAVTVAYALAFLAFWWYVTRVGHLFHEKVDKVGARATRVRFGLGAIAYPLTVLLAFVSAPLTLVAHFLIALYYAANQIPIPLVVEEERLETASDLRK
- a CDS encoding nuclear transport factor 2 family protein, producing the protein MAKYDISKLHPVFVRQMDALAALDIEAVMKNYTDDAVLLRFEGASVGIEAVRETFTGYLTVKPTLVELQEYIETDDTIFYRAIMNLNGEPEHAFGTLVVRDGRIWRQTAGFGG
- a CDS encoding ATP-binding protein, producing the protein MSEPELRAALRGLEIFEGLSEDQLDWLVSVSEPRVLGDGEVLFRDGEEASGFHVLLSGGLVVTKVVDGREEVLTRHSTEEESAAAEEHDGKPSAAHRFTGELPLLTDGAYVATAAASGPATTVVAYPRPVFFEMLTRCHGVAAVLIPVLAWRIKSSEVQARKRATVEALGTLAAGLAHELNNPAAAVARAAQELAPALERLTRTGYAWGAAASGAERSVLDRLAEELDKLPPPEITDPLAQADAEEEIADWAQEAGAERAGLLGSGISDLGLELGWLLERLEGVGEAALPAALDHLAALLETRSLAAELRAAGPRISQLVAATRDYANLDRAPEQTFSVTDGLENTLVVLRAKLAGISIVRMYEPDLPELTGYPSELNQVWTNLVDNAAEAMEGSGVLTLRVRAEGVCMVVEITDTGRGIPEDSLPRIFEPFYTTKDVGKGTGLGLHLSYRIVTQRHHGSIAARSRPGETRMVVRLPFAGNAPACAIEDDLPGQEGDAATATSSTNATTSSTRSSATT
- a CDS encoding MFS transporter; protein product: MEPDQTSTLTTPTTTTTGGTLDPAARAARTPRGSGFWVVGAVLVLLMLSSSVPSALYVLYQEKWGLSSGTITVVFALYAVTVLAGLLLFGSLSDTLGRRPVLGAGLVLAIVSMGLFAGAQGLGLLLAARAVQGLAVGLATGAMGAALLELTPRSRPALGAQVNSAGPTIGIGLGGIGAGLLVQYAPAPTVLSYLLLIGAFAVTLVGVARMGESAPGAGGGFRVVPHRIRIPAASRGRFAVLVLTIVAVWSVGGFYLSLGPHLVLSLLQSTNYLVGGATVALLAGAATVAQLLLGGTEALRTAVIGLLGLLAGLGLVLLALGTGSAALFLVATAVLGSGWGAAFLGSFRALSALADPAHRGELTAAVYVFAYLAMSVPAVLAGMLTNIHGLHRTSVGFMAAVAAVCALALLVTLRLAARTRAEGRTA